From Ureaplasma urealyticum serovar 8 str. ATCC 27618:
GTTTTAAAGCATTTGCTAACGTATTTTGCTCTTGAAAACTAGTTGGATGAACTAACATACCAGAAGGTTTGTTAATCACTAATAAATCTTGATCTTCAAACACAATTTCTAATGGACATGCAAATGGTAATAATTCTTTTTGAGAGTCAATTACACATTGTTCATTTTTAATTTCAACACTATCATTTTTTTGTAATAAATAACTTTGTTTAGTAATGATATTGTCATTAACTAATACTAGATTTTGCTCTAACATTTTTTTAATTGATGTTCGCGAATAATCAGTAACTTCTACTAAAAATTTATCAATTCGTTTCGGTGATGTTAAAGAATATAATATTTTCATTTTTATGGTTTTTCTAAATCATCATATCCAAATGGTTTATTAGATACTTCATTAATTTCTAAATCATTTTCATCAGCCGCTTTTTTTGTAGTATCTTTAGTGTCATTATCACTTTTTCATTTGATAATAAAACCAATAATTAAAATAACAACTAATACACAAACACCAACTACAATATAAACATCAAAAAGATTAATTATACTATTGACAAATTTTCAATAATCAACAACACCATTAATAACGTCATTGCCTCCACCAACACTATTAGGATTAATAAGGCTATTATGAAAAATATCTGGTAGTGCTTTGTATAATTCTAATTCTGGAATTGAACGATCAATAATATTTCCTAAACCGCCAAATAATAAGAAAAGCAATGGAGCGTAATGATAAGATTTTTTTAAAAAAATAAATGATAAAAATCCTAATATAATAGGAATTGATTGTAAAGCATAAACAATTCCACTATTGTTATTAATTCTTCCAAGAGCAATCCCATTGTTTAATGTAAAATGAAAAATAGGACCATGATAGATTTCTTTAGTATTAATAACTAGATTAATAGCTCATTCACGAACTAAAAAACCAGACAATAACACAATTAAAGCAATAATAATAAAATTAATTATTTTATAAAAAATAACATCTAATGTTGTTATCGATAAAAAGTAATCACGAACGCCTTTATTATCTATTTTTAAAATAATTTTTTTAAAAAAATTAATTTTTCTAAGTGATTCATTAAATTTTTTAATTGTGATATAAAAATTTGAATTTGTAATTTTTTCAAACATTATTGGCTATACTTTTCTGGACGTTGTTTCATCATTTTTGATACAAATTCATCTTTTTTAAGATGACCATGCTCTTGCATTAAAGCAACACATTCTTCATATTCTTTTTGAGCTCATACTTCATCTTCAAAACCTAAAATCTCAACTTTTTTGTTTTGTAAGTTTTTATAGTTTTCAAAGAAATCTTGAACTTCTGCTAATCAATGTAGTGGAATATCTTTAAAAGTATTAATGTGTTTATAACGTGGATCAACATCAATAACTGCTAATAATTTTGTATCAGTTTCTCCACCATCAATCATTTTCATTGCTCCTAAAATACGTGCTGGGACTTTAATTCCTGGTTGAAATGCTTGATCTGCAAAAACCAAAACATCTAATTCATCACCATCATAATCTAATGCTTCTTTTAAAAAACCATAATTATGTGGATAAACCATTGAACCATATAAAATTCGATCCACTGTAATTTCTTTAGTTGCACGATCATATTCATATTTAATATTTGAGTTTTTTGGAATTTCAATAGTTACATTTAATTTCATACTACCTCTTCTTTATATTCGTTTAATATCTTTGTTAATATTCTATAATTATATTATGTTTAATTTATTTTATATTTGATAAAAGTAATTCGTTAGCAATATGAAATATTTTGAAAGTAGGTTAGTTATCTTTAAATAAAAAGAGTGAGGTTTTAAAAAGTGAAAGAATTTTCAAAAAATAAAACGTACAATAATTTTAAAAACCATAAAAGTCCCTTACGTGTAGTTGAAGGGATTGTTCGTGAAATTAAAAATAATGAACTTCAAATTGATTTTGTTGATAGCTATAAAAAAGGTATTTGTAAGTTTATTAATTTAACAGATTATAATTGAAACACAATTTCTTCACGTTTTTTAATTAATAGCAAACACTTGTTTTTGATTTCAAAATTTGATCCCACTCGTCGTGTTTATTGATTAAATTATAAAATTATTCATCCAATTGAAATTAAGAATAAGCGACGTTCTTATCCAACTTTATCGCACGATCGAAATTTACGAATTTTTTTAACTAATTTATTAGAAAATGAAGATAAAGAACACAATAACCACGAAATAAACTAAAAATTATTTCAAAGGAGATGATTACATATGAATAAGATGGTTGGGATCATTGTTCCTCAATACGCTAATGATTATGAATTAGCAACTTTTAATTTATTTTTAAAAAAGGCTGGATTTTATGTGACATTGATTTCACTAACTAAACAGTTGATTATTCAAATGCAATCGATGAATAAAATTGTTTGTAATGAATTAATTTAAAAATGTAATCTTTCAAAATTTAATTTTTTAATTTTAATTTCATCACAAAATCTAACACTACAAAAAATTATTAAAACTTCATTTATTTTAACGCAAAGCCAAAAAATTCCTAAACTTAACAAATTTTTAAATGATTTTTTTAATTTGAAAGAAGATAATAAATATTTAATCGCAATTAATGATGCACCTTTATATTTAAATGAGTTAAATTTACTTAAAGATTTTAAGTTTACATGTAACAATACTCTTAATAAAAAACTAGGTAAAAATTGTTTGTGTGATAAAAATATAGTACAAGATTGTTGTTTAATTACTGCTAATGATTCCATCTGTGCTTTAAAGATTGTTGAAATCATTACAAATACCATGTGTGAAAATAAACAAAAATAATTTGTTAAAAAAGTATAATTTAACGTAACTAAAATTAAAAAAAAGACTTGCTAAAAGTACTTTTTTGTTTAAAATTATTACTATGTTTAAAAATTTAATTAAGAATGTCTATCGTTATTTACTAAAAAGCAAAGCCTCTTTTATAGGTCTTTGCCTTTTATTATTTGTGTCAATTTTTAGTTTTAGTATGTTAACAAACCTTTCTAAAACACTAACACGATCATACACTAATTTAGTTAATAAGCAAAAATTACATGATATTACTGTTAATGAAAGTTATATTGAAGATCAAAAAAGTGTTAAGCAAGCACAATTTAATAAACTTTTAGGTGAATTGAAATTATTTTATGCACTACAAGGTTTAAATTTTGATTGAACTCGTTCAAATTCATTAATTGTTAATTCTACAAAAGATGATATTACTTATAAAATTGTTGAATATTCAACAAATAAGCAAATTAACACGTTTGATGAACAAACAATTAAACGTTTAGTTGCTAATAGTTTTTTTGATGTTGATTTATATAGTATTTTAAATAATGCTAAAGCTGACGTTATTGATTTAATTAAAACTAAAAATTTTAATACTAACCTTATTGTTAATAATTTAAAAGAGTTAGAAGATAATCCAAAAATTAATTTAGTTAAATTAAACAAAGTTGATAATTATGATGTTAGCAATAGCCAACAAGCACGTCTTTATTTATTAAAAAATATTGTTTATGGTGCATGACCATCAAAAACAAATAGTTTATATACAAGTTTTAAAAAAGCTTATGAATATAGCTTAGAAGATAAAAACTATGATCCTTTAGTTGGTAATGTAAAACTAAATAATAAAACTAATTTTGATGCTTTAGAAGCCAAAAAAATTAGTACCCAATTTATTTTAATGCTATATCCATCAAAAAAAGGTATAAGTTTAAATGGTAATGTTAATACTGTTGTTAAAGGGCATCGAATAACCTTTAGTTTTGAACCTGCTGGTATTCCTATTCCAGTTTATTTTGATGTTAAATCAGCATATACACTAGTTGGTTTAGGTGCGTTTTTATCTAGTCATAACAAACAAAAATATCCAATGGATTTATGACAAAAAGCTTTAGTTGAACATCAAGACCAAAAAAGTTTTGAAAAATGATTTAATAGTTTAGATGAAAAATATATTGTTCATATTGATAATACACCTTATCTAATTTTAGATAGTGGAATTACACCTGATTTCATGTATCCAATTATTTCATTTACATCTGTTATTCCTAACCCTAAAAAAGAAGGTTTAGTATATGCTAATTTAAATGGATATGCTCGTATTCATGATGCTTTTAGATCGAACCCAGCTGAAAAGAATTTGCAAATTCGGATTACTAATCAAAAGCATGAAGCTGTTGATATTAATACTTTAAAAAAGATTACTAAAGATTTAAATGATCGAATTAAAAGAGAAAGTATTATGAATTGACCAACAAGCTTGGATGCAGCATATTTAAAAGATGATACTAACAATCATATTACACCAAGCCCACTAAGATTAGTTTTTATTGATAAAATTACAAGTACAATCCAAACATTTAGTATTCTAATAACTTTATTTATTTTAGTTTTAGCTGTTTTTGTAATCGTTATTATTATTAATCGTTTCTTAGCTCAAAACAAAATCAATATTGGAATTTCAATTGCCAATGGTGTTGCTCGTTGAAAAATTATTTTAAGTTTTGGTTTTATTGGATTAATTCCATGTGTTGTTGGCGGGTTGTGTGGTTATTTAGTAGCTTATTTTACGCAAAATTTAGCCGTTAGTATTTTTAGTGAATACTGACTAATTCCTACAGCTTTAGAAGGTTTTGATTTTGGTGCTTTAATAACAGTTATTGTTTTCCCATTTTTACTATTTTTTGCTTTAATAGCTATTTTAGGATATTGATCAGTAAGAAAACCGCCAATTAATTTAATGCGTGGTACAGAAACATTTAAGATTTCTAAAATTGTTCATGTTATTAAATTGCCATTTAAATACATGAGTGGTTTTAATAAATATTTAATTACCCTATCATTTTCATCGATCACAAGAATTATTATTTTTTCAATAATGATTGCTTTATCATTTGGATCAATCATGTTCTTAACTGGAACAAGAGGAAAAATTAAACAAACGACAGATGCAACATTGCAAACAAAAAAATATCGTTATGGAATCGATTTAATAACACCAACAGATCAAGGTGGTCAATATATCTCTTTAAGCACAAATCAGATTGGTTCAACATTAAGTGATGAAAACAACCATGAATTAACCCAAAAATACGAAAGTAGTGATTATAAAGATTTTATTAATTCACCATTATTTAAAAATTTACAAAACTTAAAATTAATTGGTGCAAAAGATGATCAACGTCGAACTTATGACATCAACTATATTGCCAATGCTTTCCAAGTTAAACAATTTTTAGATTTTAATTTTGGTTTTGGAGATATTAATAGTGGTAGTTCAAGTAATCCATGAAGCATTACTAAATCATTAATTCCTGAAAATAATTTACAAATTTTAAATGAAACTTATAAAAAATGAGGTTCAAAACTAATTAATGATCATAGTATTTTTTCCAAACAACTTATTAAAAAAGGTGTTAATGAATTAGCTTATGACAACTTAAATATTCGTAATAGTTATGACCCAAACGAATATTTTAATCCTTTTGAATTTAAAGATATTATTAATACACATTTAAAACAATTTGATAAATCACTTTTAGATCAACATGTGTCATATGAAATTTTAGTGCGTGTACACAACAACTTATTTAATTATAAAAATATTTATGGCAAATTAGTTTTTAGAAAAAACGAATGAATCATTTATTTTGAAAATAGTAATTTTAGTATTGGTGATCAAAACTTTATTAGTGGAATTTATTATAAAAAATCTAATGAACAAGATTATGATTTAGATCATCATATTTTTAAAAATGTAGATTTAATTTATGATGAAATTTATTTTGAACGAAATCGAAAACAAAATTATCAAAAATTAATTTATCAAACATTTAGTTCATATTTTAGAACACGTTTTTTAAAATATGATCCAGAGGGTAATTTCAATTATTTATTACCACTAAAATATTTTAATGCAACAATTGTTAGAAAAGAGTTGTTACAAAACGCAATTAATAACGAAATCATTTTTAAAAATGAACAAAATAAAATAACTAAAAAAATTAGTTTTAAAAATGATAATGATCTAGTTATTACTAAAATTAATGATGCAACTTATGAGATTAAAAATGTTGTTAATAATCAAATTTATATTTATTATCCAAGACAAATTAAGCGTTCTTATAAAATTGATCCAGCCAAAGCTACTAATGCAATTAAAACTGGATTATCTGTTAAATTAGATAATGATTTTATTAATTTAGTATTATTAACTCATCCATCAATTAATCCATCTTACACTGATGTTTGATCAGGTATTACATTTAATATGATTGGTTTTGATTATTTAACAAAAAATAATAAGACACAATTAAATGAATTTGATGAACCATACATTTGAATTGATGCGCAAATTAATAAAATTAACAAGCAAAAATATGAAGAAGCTAAAAATCCTAAAATCATTGGAATTATTAAAAATTCAAAATTAGTCCATTTATTATCTAATAAAAAACAAATTAATCATTTATTGTTTAATGAAAATGATGAACAAGTAGCAATTATTAATCGAGTCGCTGCAAAATATTACAATTTAAAAATAGGTGATCATTTTAGTTTTGTTGCTAATAATCAAACAAATCGATATACAAAAGATTATGTTAAAAAACAAATTACTCTAAAAGTTGTTGGAATAATTGATACTTACCAAGAAATTGAAATTTATACTGGAATTAAAAATGCGGCACAAATTTTAGGAATGCATAGTTCGCCATACGCTGATAAATCATTGTATGAAGGATATGATGGTGCTTTTAATGGAATCTTTACAAACAAAAGCGATCCAGCGATGCTAACACGGATTATTTCTATTTATTCACCATCTGGTTTATATCCTGTTTCAGAAATATGAAAAAAAGACGCAGCAACAATTGATTTAATTAAAAATATTTTAAGTGATAAATATTCAATGTATGAATTAAATAATAAATCAGACCCTAAATCATTAGTTTTAAGTTCGCGTTTATCTTTAACAAAAGCTTTAGGTTATAAAGATTTTAACACACTTAAATTAGACGCTCGTAATATTTATGATGAAAACCATAACTATTTAGGATTAAGAAATGAACAAGCTCAAGCTGAATGAGTAATTGATAAATTAATTAGTATTTATGGACGTGATACTTACTCATCAACTTTAAAGAATGTTGAAGTAGTAGATGTTTTATTTGCAGTTTTAGAAACTGCTTCAAAAACAATTCAAACTGTAGAAATTGTTGTAATCCTTTTAATCTTATTTATCATTATCTTAGTTCTTGTTTTAATGTCAATTAATTCATTATCAGATATATTAAAAGTTGCTAAATTATTAAAAAACATGGGTTATAATGATTTAAAAAATGCACAATTATTCTTAATGGCCTTTTTACCCCCATTAATTATTGGATCAATTATTTCAATTCCATTAGTTGTTTTAGTAATGCAAGCATTTAGTGAAATGATTTTCAATAGTTTAAATGTTTTATTAACAACCGGTTTTATTTGATGACATTTTTTAATTATCTTATTAATTGTTGCGATTATTTTATTGATAATGTGAGCAATTGCTATTCGCATTTTAAGGACATCAAATATTGCTGATGCAAGTAAGCGTGGTTAAAATTAAAAGATAATACTAATATATTTGTGTTATAATATTTTTGATAAATGAAATGTAAGTGAAATGACAACCTTCAATGGTTGTCATTTCTTGTTTATACGAAAGGTTATGAAAATGTCTAATTCATTTAAATCAAAAGAATTCATTGAATATTTTAAAGATACAGCTAAACAAAACGAAATTGAACTTGAAGTTTTATCATCTATTATTAAAGAAGCTTTTGAAAAGACTTATTTACGTACTCATCCAGGTGAAAATTTTGAAACAAATATTAATCTAAAAGAAGGAACAATTAATTGTTTTCGAAATTTAGTTGTTGTTGAAAATGAAAAAGCTCATAATGAAGATTTAGAAACATGCTTAGATGACGCTGTTGAAATTTTATTAGATGATGCTCGTAAAATCAATGCTAATGCTCAAATTGGTGATACTATTAAACAATATATTTTAATTGATGATTTTAAGAGTATTGAAGTTGGTCAAATTGGGAGTTTATTACGTCAAAAAATCACAGAAATTCATAATAAAAGAGTGGCTGATTTTTGAAAACCATCTTTAATGAAAATGATTCGTGCAAAAGTTGCTGAAATCAATTACAATAAACAACGTAATGAAATTACTGGTGTAAAAGTTGAATTAGATGACCAATGAAAAACATTAGGTTATTTAAGTCGTAAAGATCGTATTGGTGATGAAAAATTTAAAGTTGGT
This genomic window contains:
- a CDS encoding lipoprotein signal peptidase — protein: MFEKITNSNFYITIKKFNESLRKINFFKKIILKIDNKGVRDYFLSITTLDVIFYKIINFIIIALIVLLSGFLVREWAINLVINTKEIYHGPIFHFTLNNGIALGRINNNSGIVYALQSIPIILGFLSFIFLKKSYHYAPLLFLLFGGLGNIIDRSIPELELYKALPDIFHNSLINPNSVGGGNDVINGVVDYWKFVNSIINLFDVYIVVGVCVLVVILIIGFIIKWKSDNDTKDTTKKAADENDLEINEVSNKPFGYDDLEKP
- a CDS encoding inorganic diphosphatase, with protein sequence MKLNVTIEIPKNSNIKYEYDRATKEITVDRILYGSMVYPHNYGFLKEALDYDGDELDVLVFADQAFQPGIKVPARILGAMKMIDGGETDTKLLAVIDVDPRYKHINTFKDIPLHWLAEVQDFFENYKNLQNKKVEILGFEDEVWAQKEYEECVALMQEHGHLKKDEFVSKMMKQRPEKYSQ
- a CDS encoding type 1 glutamine amidotransferase family protein; translated protein: MNKMVGIIVPQYANDYELATFNLFLKKAGFYVTLISLTKQLIIQMQSMNKIVCNELI
- a CDS encoding type 1 glutamine amidotransferase family protein, with protein sequence MKEDNKYLIAINDAPLYLNELNLLKDFKFTCNNTLNKKLGKNCLCDKNIVQDCCLITANDSICALKIVEIITNTMCENKQK
- a CDS encoding FtsX-like permease family protein; amino-acid sequence: MFKNLIKNVYRYLLKSKASFIGLCLLLFVSIFSFSMLTNLSKTLTRSYTNLVNKQKLHDITVNESYIEDQKSVKQAQFNKLLGELKLFYALQGLNFDWTRSNSLIVNSTKDDITYKIVEYSTNKQINTFDEQTIKRLVANSFFDVDLYSILNNAKADVIDLIKTKNFNTNLIVNNLKELEDNPKINLVKLNKVDNYDVSNSQQARLYLLKNIVYGAWPSKTNSLYTSFKKAYEYSLEDKNYDPLVGNVKLNNKTNFDALEAKKISTQFILMLYPSKKGISLNGNVNTVVKGHRITFSFEPAGIPIPVYFDVKSAYTLVGLGAFLSSHNKQKYPMDLWQKALVEHQDQKSFEKWFNSLDEKYIVHIDNTPYLILDSGITPDFMYPIISFTSVIPNPKKEGLVYANLNGYARIHDAFRSNPAEKNLQIRITNQKHEAVDINTLKKITKDLNDRIKRESIMNWPTSLDAAYLKDDTNNHITPSPLRLVFIDKITSTIQTFSILITLFILVLAVFVIVIIINRFLAQNKINIGISIANGVARWKIILSFGFIGLIPCVVGGLCGYLVAYFTQNLAVSIFSEYWLIPTALEGFDFGALITVIVFPFLLFFALIAILGYWSVRKPPINLMRGTETFKISKIVHVIKLPFKYMSGFNKYLITLSFSSITRIIIFSIMIALSFGSIMFLTGTRGKIKQTTDATLQTKKYRYGIDLITPTDQGGQYISLSTNQIGSTLSDENNHELTQKYESSDYKDFINSPLFKNLQNLKLIGAKDDQRRTYDINYIANAFQVKQFLDFNFGFGDINSGSSSNPWSITKSLIPENNLQILNETYKKWGSKLINDHSIFSKQLIKKGVNELAYDNLNIRNSYDPNEYFNPFEFKDIINTHLKQFDKSLLDQHVSYEILVRVHNNLFNYKNIYGKLVFRKNEWIIYFENSNFSIGDQNFISGIYYKKSNEQDYDLDHHIFKNVDLIYDEIYFERNRKQNYQKLIYQTFSSYFRTRFLKYDPEGNFNYLLPLKYFNATIVRKELLQNAINNEIIFKNEQNKITKKISFKNDNDLVITKINDATYEIKNVVNNQIYIYYPRQIKRSYKIDPAKATNAIKTGLSVKLDNDFINLVLLTHPSINPSYTDVWSGITFNMIGFDYLTKNNKTQLNEFDEPYIWIDAQINKINKQKYEEAKNPKIIGIIKNSKLVHLLSNKKQINHLLFNENDEQVAIINRVAAKYYNLKIGDHFSFVANNQTNRYTKDYVKKQITLKVVGIIDTYQEIEIYTGIKNAAQILGMHSSPYADKSLYEGYDGAFNGIFTNKSDPAMLTRIISIYSPSGLYPVSEIWKKDAATIDLIKNILSDKYSMYELNNKSDPKSLVLSSRLSLTKALGYKDFNTLKLDARNIYDENHNYLGLRNEQAQAEWVIDKLISIYGRDTYSSTLKNVEVVDVLFAVLETASKTIQTVEIVVILLILFIIILVLVLMSINSLSDILKVAKLLKNMGYNDLKNAQLFLMAFLPPLIIGSIISIPLVVLVMQAFSEMIFNSLNVLLTTGFIWWHFLIILLIVAIILLIMWAIAIRILRTSNIADASKRG